The Trypanosoma brucei gambiense DAL972 chromosome 10, complete sequence genome has a segment encoding these proteins:
- a CDS encoding GTPase, putative: MNLRGDGSAQKYASVPTLYNVVVLGCERVGKSTFIDQVMKGTFRSDYVPTTLETFIHRTTVDGRNYVLHLCDSSGSEAFVRHRLLYLARADGVLLFYSTTDKESLASVVGWVKELREARHNIGVKAAMPILLVGTKRDDRRSRVVTMPEAEAVARSCLSALSLKMQHMNRKKVVEAEGFAKLVRDAISSTLPVVEVSALRTNEVLHALRVMILMISNFSKRRLPAPVTLTSSIEFATPPSLTPCFTSFDGRPGSAFFRMRSPIRALGERSNIAVGGTTSPSAVVVKRTPSLVGVAVASRRNSAARRNTVDAVRGPTECEDGSAPWCSDVVLVGGTEPEPFSALHENGYCVSEGPPNQTETQSTLLRSLSHDGEVHACGLERQMKRELSGRRREVGCTGSCVIM, from the coding sequence ATGAACCTACGTGGTGATGGGAGTGCGCAAAAATACGCCTCTGTTCCGACGTTATATAATGTAGTCGTTCTTGGATGTGAACGTGTTGGTAAGAGCACCTTCATTGACCAGGTGATGAAAGGGACATTCCGTAGCGATTACGTGCCGACGACCCTGGAGACGTTTATACACAGAACGACAGTGGACGGCAGGAATTATGTTTTGCATCTATGCGACTCCTCTGGAAGTGAGGCGTTTGTGCGCCACCGGTTGCTCTATCTCGCGCGCGCGGACGGTGTTCTGCTTTTCTACTCAACGACGGACAAGGAGTCCCTAGCATCTGTAGTTGGGTGGGTAAAAGAGTTGAGGGAAGCGCGTCACAATATTGGGGTTAAGGCTGCGATGCCCATTCTGCTGGTGGGAACGAAGCGGGACGACCGTCGTAGTCGTGTGGTCACTATGCCAGAGGCGGAAGCCGTTGCAAGGTCATGTCTCTCGGCACTTTCGCTGAAGATGCAGCACATGAACAGGAAAAAggttgtggaggctgaggGATTTGCCAAACTGGTGCGTGACGCGATTTCTTCTACACTTCCTGTTGTGGAAGTTTCCGCGTTACGCACAAATGAGGTATTGCATGCGTTGCGTGTCATGATTCTAATGATAAGTAACTTCTCAAAGAGAAGACTTCCCGCGCCGGTAACCTTGACCTCCTCGATAGAGTTTGCTACACCCCCTTCCTTGACGCCGTGTTTTACATCGTTTGACGGACGACCTGGCAGTGCATTCTTCCGTATGCGCTCTCCCATAAGAGCATTGGGGGAGCGATCTAATATTGCCGTTGGAGGCACCACATCACCGAGTGCTGTGGTTGTAAAGCGAACTCCCAGTTTGGTGGGTGTCGCTGTTGCATCAAGACGTAATTCCGCCGCCCGAAGAAATACCGTTGATGCCGTGCGGGGACCAACAGAGTGCGAAGACGGGAGTGCTCCCTGGTGCTCGGATGTTGTATTGGTTGGAGGGACCGAGCCAGAACCTTTTTCAGCTTTGCATGAAAATGGATACTGTGTATCTGAAGGTCCCCCAAATCAGACGGAAACACAGTCTACGCTTCTTCGTAGCCTTTCACATGATGGAGAGGTGCACGCGTGTGGGTTGGAACGTCAGATGAAGCGGGAGCTGTCTGGTCGTCGCCGGGAGGTGGGATGCACAGGTTCGTGTGTAATCATGTAG